The sequence aaaattatttttcagaataaacaACAATGGCCACACAATTCTTGAATCGTATCGGACAGCTCGGACTCGGCGTTGCGCTTGTTGGCGGAGTAGTGAATTCGGCGTTATATAATGGTTTGTTTCCATCTCCTTTTATTGGTCTTATCTGTTTCATTATACTTCATCCATGCATGATCGCTTTTTGCAGTTGATGGTGGTCACCGGGCTGTGATCTTCGATCGTTTTACCGGAGTCAAGCAACAGGTTTCCGGCGAAGGCACCCACTTCTTCGTGCCATGGGTTCAACgaccaattattttcgacatTCGTTCACAGCCCAGGAACGTTCCGGTGGTAACTGGCAGTAAGGATTTGCAGAACGTGAACATCACGTTGCGTATTCTGTTCCGACCAATTCCCGATCAACTGCCAAAGATCTACACGATTCTAGGCCAGGACTACGACGAGCGTGTATTGCCATCGATTACAACGGAAGTGTTAAAGGCAGTGGTGGCCCAGTTCGACGCCGGTGAGTTGATCACTCAGCGTGAGATGGTTTCGCAGAAAGTCTCCGATGATCTGACCGAGCGTGCGGCCCAGTTCGGTGTCATTCTGGATGACATTTCCATCACACATTTGACGTTCGGCAAGGAGTTCACGCAGGCCGTCGAAATGAAACAGGTCGCCCAGCAGGAGGCCGAAAAAGCACGCTTCATGGTCGAGAAAGCCGAACAAATGAAAAAGGCTGCCATCATTTCGGCAGAGGGTGACGCCGAGGCTGCTGCCCTGCTGGCGAAATCGTTCGGCGACAGCGGAGACGGCTTGGTGGAGTTGCGAAGAATTGAAGCTGCGGAAGACATTGCCTATCAGATGAGTCGGGCCCGAGGCGTGGTCTATCTGCCGGCCGGACAAACGACACTGCTCCAGCTGCCGCAGTAATTAAGGGTTAGCCGGTGAAGGGAAGAAGCATTTTTATTCCGTTTAAGTTTGTAGTTCATAGATGGATCGGTTTAAGACCATATACTTTCGGCAGTACTATTTTGTTTGGGGCGAAGCACCGAGACTGTGCTTGAATGGTGTCATGTCGTGAGTCAGCTCGGAAATAAGTCAGCTTTAATTGTACCCGATTGAGAACTGTCGACGTTGAGAAGAAGCTGGCATTTTTATGTTGGAATATTTTTAGTATCTTATAAAAAAAAGCAGTAATAAGTTTGGGCTCATTTTGAATAATAGCGTTAATACAGATATGTTGTTGTACAATGTATTTGGAGTTAATAAATTACCTATATTACAACTGAATTAAAGATTGTtcctagaacaatttttttgttctttattaattttaaaacaCTATTGTTAGAGAATCGTCCCATTATTTAATTTCTAACATTATTTGCTTTATTCGTATTCTTTTTTACGAACGAACGATATCTTACTGGCGTAAACTAGAA comes from Armigeres subalbatus isolate Guangzhou_Male chromosome 2, GZ_Asu_2, whole genome shotgun sequence and encodes:
- the LOC134217546 gene encoding prohibitin 1; translation: MATQFLNRIGQLGLGVALVGGVVNSALYNVDGGHRAVIFDRFTGVKQQVSGEGTHFFVPWVQRPIIFDIRSQPRNVPVVTGSKDLQNVNITLRILFRPIPDQLPKIYTILGQDYDERVLPSITTEVLKAVVAQFDAGELITQREMVSQKVSDDLTERAAQFGVILDDISITHLTFGKEFTQAVEMKQVAQQEAEKARFMVEKAEQMKKAAIISAEGDAEAAALLAKSFGDSGDGLVELRRIEAAEDIAYQMSRARGVVYLPAGQTTLLQLPQ